Within Cyprinus carpio isolate SPL01 chromosome A7, ASM1834038v1, whole genome shotgun sequence, the genomic segment agaagtgtcagggtctggcttaaaacaagggaagaaattctgaagaatgtttgctacaaaacagctttgactcgcatagtatggaaaaatactatggacgtgaaatggtggcagaaacctgcttgtttgcaaacattcttctaaatttcctcctttgtgttcagcagaacacaggaattgatgcacatgatgacaaaacagtggtattttGATTACATCCACTTCGTCTGCGATAAAAAACGCGAAcgcgatctcctccattgctgacgtttacaggcgacaaaacagcgagattcaggaagtgtcccacttcaaaggtcttttttgacccctccccttactgcagccgcctactctcacCTACATTTCAGGAGAGGCAAGGCgaatctcaaacaagcctaattaCATACAGCTATAAAGCAAACATGTAAATAAGTACAATTCTAGAGCAATTAAAATACTCTCTTTAAATATGATGCAGTTTTAACTTAAATGAGTTAGAGAAGATAATGTTAAGGTTATTATAAAGGTTAGAATTAGATAacagaaataacaaacaatacaaaaataataaaatggcttCACCAATGTTTACAAGAAGATCACACAGAGAGTTATGTTGTTATGCAAGGAGTCTTTAATATATCAGGATGTTCAATTGTCCTCTAGTGGAGCttttggatttaatttttttacagacAGCACAAGACTGACACACTCTGGATGTTGTCAGCACACAACTGTGATCATATACATCAGTCTTTGAAGTCAATCATCAAATCTGAGTGAGGAACAGACCGAAATTTAGGTTAAATTTATTCACATAAAACAGTTACATGCTTGGTCCTAcctttcatttacttttttcttaaaaagtattaattgttCTCAGAAATATTAGCCTATATATgggtttctctttctttctttctttctttctttctttaattttttaatgaatttattaaatgtttgtatttaatatttttttttatcatccgtATACATTAGACTGAACAGTATGGCACTGCACAGAAAAGtggtcattttttaattattacattcctaatttctttttgtttttagtctACGGTTCTGAAAACACTTATTCTGAACTAAACTctctaaaatgtgttttcttacaGAATTTCTCTACAGGCCAGCTCTTTATCAAAAATCCATTGCATAACCCAAAACAGTGCTACAGGAATAGACAGTCCACCGAGGAgttgattataataacttatttaGTAGTGTTAGAACCAAGACTACTGGATAGAAAGACTGTATGCATGTTGAACTGGATGCATATTGATAACCAAAGTCTGTCCTGCAGGAATTTTGAACTTCTTTAAAAGGGATGGGTATATCATCTGGTTTGGTTCCATTCTGGTGATCTCTTACCTATTGAAAcataaaagttaatttataaaaattatagaaaaaggTTCAGTGAGCAAACAGGGCAGTAGATTTGATATTATACTGAGTTTAAAACTGATATATGCACGACTGTGTTTGCATTGCTCTTACTTCCTCCACCTCTCTGAACACTCTCAACAAGTTTCGTCCCAGAGCATCTCTGATCTCTTCATCTGACCATTTACGGCTAAGTAGTTCAGCCACCAAGTCTGGGTACTTTGATACATCCTCTAGACCATCTGGCACTCTGTTCAAAACCATAGcattgtttattaatagttatgtATGTAGTCCTGTCATTTGTCTTAAACAATTAAAGGCAATTCTCATTGcataaaatatgtgaaatgtgaaatgtaCCACAATGGCATCAAGCTGCATGATCATTAGATTAAAATTCAGGCAGTCTATTCACAAATCAGCATGCTTACCTTGGCACACCATCATAATCTCCTCCAAATCCAATGATACTAGAGCCAGCCACTTTCCTGATATGGTCAAAGTGATCTAAATTTCAAATAGATAAGTGGAGTCACATTTTAATGTTGTGCTTTATATCATAAAGTGCTCAATGAAGAAGCGTATGGGGGGTAGCAGACACTGaggttaattttaaaatgactcACCAGCAACATCTGAGATGTCAGCAGTTTTTTGGCAGGTTACATAGTcattataaaaattaaccatgacaatccctttcttttctttctgaaatagaaatattttggaaaattaacattttaattaaacaccCATTTTATATACACTCACATTACAAAccagatttttaaattttctgaaTAATATGTGAGACCTTAAACCTGTAAAGCCTAatgtatgaaataatagtcagaaaaaatCAAATAGTAGGATATAGGGGAATATGGAGTTCATACttcaggaagaaaaaaacaaaaaaaaaaaaaaaaaaaaaacacctttgcttTATTCAAAcggccaaactgagcaaaaaatgcaatttggtgcaattgctaatatttatattgggaaaaaatacaaacccgattccaaaaaagttgggacactgtacaaattgtgaataaaaacagaatgcagtgatgtggaagtttcaaatttcaatattttattcagaatacaacatagatgacatatcaaatgtttaaactgagaaaatgtatcatttcaagggaaaattaagttgattttaaatttcatggcatgaacacatctcaaaaaagttgggacaaggccatgtttaccactgtgtggcatcccctctttttttataacagtctgcaaacgtctggggactgaggagacaagttgctcaagtttaggaataggaatgttgtcccattcttgtctaatacagactCCTAGTTGcacaactgtcttaggtcttctttgtcacatcttccaatttatgatgcgccaaatgttttctatgggtgaaagatctggactgcaggctggccatttcagtacacggatccttcttctacgcagccatgatgttgtagttgatgcagtatgtggtctggcattgtcatgttggaaaatgcaaggtcttccctgaaagagacgacgtctggatgggagcatatgttgttctagaacttggatatacctttcagcattgatggtgcctttccagatgtgtaagctgcccatgccacatgcactcatgaaAGCGAATACGTTCAGGGGTGAAGACTTTTGAAATGGGAGTTGGTTACGATTTTGTTTGTTCTTGTcgtctttagtccggatgacatggtgtcccagttttccaaaaagaacttcaaattttgattcgtctgaccacagaacagttatccactttgccacagtgcattttaaatgagccttggcccagagaaaacgcctgcgcttctggatcatgtttagatatggcttcttttttgacctatagagttttagccggcaatggcaaatggcacggtggattgtgttcaccgacaatgttttctggaagtattcttgagcccatgttgtgatttccattacagtagcattcctgtatgtgatgcagtgccgtctaagggcccgaagatcacgggcatccagtatggttttcctgccttgacccttacgcacagagattgttacAGATtctttgaatctttggatgacattatgcactgtagatgatgataacttcaataCTCCGATACTCCGTAgatgcttgccttattacagacatgtaaaatatatctaaagagatatattttacttttaaatgaacttttaaatgaaccaattcaaacagaaaaaaaatattctcacattatgtaatccgtatgaaacattcATACAGGTGCTGCGGAGATGAGTCAGTGTCgctgacttcatctcttaaaccgaaaacagaaagcactagtgtaacaactatattgtttcatttgacaTCACCATTAAGGAGACCAGTGTTTCCTtttgttgggctcttgacccttgatgtTTTGGTGGTATTGTTATGCTGGTTGTTTTAACTGTGTGTTCCTAAAAAACATGTTTAGCTTAACCAGTAATGCcaagtaaagaaaaataaataaaagttgatgACAGATGATCAACTGACCTCATTAGAAGTCTAATTTCTGATCAAATGGATGATGAATTGCTTTAGTATTGTTTATAGCTTCAGATCAAGTagtactgttaaaaaaacaactgatgatataaataatttacaaatcactTTGTGCGCAAAAAGTTTTAATCTGAAGCAATACaaagacatcaagaatcagcatttgaatctcaacaatggttacAGTCAACAAAAtacttcatgctgcaatgcatgctgggatacaTGGGTGAGTCTTGTACTATGCTGATACCCACCATGCACTGCAACATGAATCATTTTTGTTGattcaccattgttgagattcatatgttGATTCTTGATGTATGTGGTCTTTGAATTGCTGCCGATGAAAACTTTTTGTGCACGAAGTgatctgtaaattattttaattatctgatTTTTACAAAACTACTAGATCTGAAGTTATAAACAATGCTAAAGCAATACAACATCTATTTAATCAGAAATTGGACTTCTAATGAGGTTAGTTGATCATCtgctgacaattttttttttttacttgactttttttttttttttttttaataaacacacaGTTAAAACAACCAGTGAAATATTACCACCAAAacatcaagggtcaagagcccacaAAAGGAAACACTGGTCTCCTTGATGgtgatttcaaatgaaacaatataacatctaaacctctgttaattctcaataagagcttctctagatgtctgacagaaatacaaTCAACCTGGCTAGTAATgagaagctggtaaagctgttttatgatttgtttaatcagatcttgagatgtttaatgtcttttatttttatttttttccagttgattTCATcgtctgtggctgaagtcagttgtagttcttgagtttctctttccttcagtgattctgcttgttaacagcagctgttcatcattaatggtcaatcatcacataATTATCTTCTTAACTCCAGCACTGCTTCAATGCTCctttaacactctgtagtgtggaaACACATGAACACTGAGCAGTGTGGGGACTTCGCTATGAACTATTACATAAATCTTACCTGTTTCATTTGCAGATGACTGACGCATATGAGTCACATTAAgtttattgatttcttttatattaaaactatgTAGTCTTATTGGATGGAAAATTGTTATGTAattgaattacataaaatgtaaatttagaccaaaacatttttttgagtgtatggGTTTGGAATTAaatttttgagtaaattattcCTCTAATGTTGTTACAGATAGTTTATGCTGGATTAACTGAAAAATCTAAAGCAGGGGTTGGCAACCTTTTCGACATGATgtggcatttttcatttttctggttaaccactgtgcccaAAATTTTGTTTCTCAGTAAGCATGTAGTACAGGAATTTGATTTCTTTAAAGCTGAAATTTGGTAAGAAATGATTAGTTATCATTCATCTTAAGTAAAAGTGTTATTTAGCTATGGTAGACATATATGACACCTCTAATTGTTCTGTGTAACACTTTTTGACAAATGTGCTAATTAAGCTTCTTATCTTTAAGAATATGTGCCATATAGTACCAAAAGAGGTTCCCCTACGATTAAAAGCCAAAGAACCACTGTTGAGCATCAGTTTTGTTGAATCAATAAAGTGCTATATGGCACCTCTTATGATTCTACATAGCACCATTTGACAAAGTGCTATATAGCACCTGTAAAAATAGgtgctaaatagcactaaaagtGGTTCCCCTGATTACGAGCCAAAGAACCGCTTTTAGTGCTATATAGCaccatttttttagagtgtatgctTATTTACATCATTGGTATAAGCAGCAGTGGGGGGTAATAGACAAGAAATTTAGAGTCATGTTGATACCTGTTCTATAGTCATTTAGCAATCCTGCAACCACTGTAGTTAAACCACCCTATCTGAATACCAGAATGGCAGTGATTACCTATAGACTTGTACCATTGCGAATCATAGCCATGATTATTCAAGTGATTCTGCTTAATTAAAGCATTTGCTTTTATCTTTCATAACATCTCTTTATATCGGTAAATAAGTAGCATAGTACATATGCTTTATGAATATGGAAGTGTACGTGTGTCAAGGTCTATCCTTTTGGGCAATAAACTCTGTTATGTAACATTTTGAGGATGTAAACTGCACTTACCAATCTCATAAGAACATCATCAGGAACATTTCTCTTATGATTACAGATGCTGTAGGCAGAAGAGTGGCTGAAGATAACAGGAGCTTCAGAGATGTCCAGCACCTGATTCATGACCTTCTCAGACACATGAGACAGATCAATCAGCATTCCAATGCGGTTCATTTCCCGGATCACTTGCTGAAAGGACAAATCAAATTTGTCACTACAGACAGCAAAAATAAGTAATGCTTTCTCTAAAAGACGACAGCAAGTCAGGGTGGCCTACATTAACCACCACCCTATCCAAAGTTAATAACATTTTAGAGTTCACTAAATGCTTAATAACTGTCCTGTAAATAATGtgccataataaaatgtttttattctatatttaatttgagAAAAGTTTAAGTACATTATTATAACACACCCCttacaaaaagtaaacaaataattaataaataaatactgtaaataaaaagacaattttgTCTAAAATTGTTGACtcacattaaataacattttgtttatatcCAAAGTAATGGTATATGTTATGTAGTCTTTGGTATATGGTATATATTCTTTgtaataattaatctttttactttgcatgaatgtttttatatttgggaaaataaatattgttgtacAAATCTGACAATAAAGCATCTCTGTGTCTAACCTTGCCAAAATCAGACAAACCACCATGTGCTTCAGGCTCAGATCCTGTGTCCACCAGCCAGTTGTCTGCCCTAGAAGGAAGTGAGACCAAAACATGGTAAAGAAATCAACAGAGTCTTCAGCTGTAATTAAAACCCCTTCTCTTATCAGACAGGAACATGCACTTATGTGGCCATTTCTTTGGAAATCcgatttagcttttattttagccccaccttaaatgcaaaatatgaatTCTGTGGAATAGCTGCAAGTAAAAGTTAAACAAGCCAGGAATTTCCCTTGATTTTCACACACTACTGTTGCCAGTGTTAAGTGGGTGtgttacacacaaaaaaagttatttaataaaacaccTCTGGCATAGTTTCCTGGCATGTTTATGTTTACTTAATTCCAAACTAATGAAATCATAATTCACTGTTATTTCCTCACCTTGCTGGACCTGTATGTGCTTGGTACtttgaaataaacacatttatgctgttgtctttttatttaaagtgctaTGAAGTACGGTAATTACTCTCACAAGGATAGCCACTCACCATGGTGTGTTGCAACTATGTGTGATAGTGAGGTATCGGACACCCAACTGGTACATGGTGCGCAGAGTACCCAAACTGCTGTCAATTGAATGTCCACCTTCTACCCCAATCAGACTCGCTGTCTTATTCTGTTCAAAGGCATCCAATATATCTGCAacaacattttagttttagtttatataaaaagctataaacaattataaatacaCATAGATACAACAATAATTCCAGGATGTTTTGGGGAACATGGTGTTGATAGGTGGTTGTTACAGTGTTTGTGGTTGTTGCTACAGTAGGTCACTTCTAACCTTCTTTATATAAGATTATGGaattttccatctgttttatcattttatctatctTACTGTAACAAGCTGCATAATTTGAATTATCTTTCATGTTGAAGCGAAAATGGCAGCCCTGGGTGTACTGCAAATGTGTCATTGTCAATACTGACATCTGTTTGATTCTATTCGCTAGGCTATTTGATTTGATCTGTTTGAGTTATTGCAAGGATTTGTACAGTATTTACTGCTGCTTCACTGTCTTACCTTGACTGCTAGTAGCAAATTTGAAGACCTCTGGGTATTTATGACACATCCTGTGAATTACATCAATCTGCTCCAAGGTCTGTCTGACTGCGTCTTTGTACTGCGTATTACATGGTACATATGCTGCCCAGAACTgcaatagaaaaacaaatattaccaTACATTCGTTTGCCCATTATGGTGAATGTTCCTATGTTTTGTATGTAggcctgtttgtttgtgtttgtacagtacCTGTGCTGAGATGTGCCCTTCTTTGATTTTTGGGATGTTGGTGTGTGTGGAGTTTAGTTTGTACAAGTCCACCGTGTTGAGCTGATTATTAAACAAACTCTTCATCTGCCAGGGAAGGTCATTGTGCCTGTAAGAGATTTCAAATCACTTTTCAACTAGAATCATAGATAACAAGAGAAACAATCATTGAAAGTTTCCTTGAAAATTCAAGCATCTGTGAATTACACTTTATTACTTGTTTATTACAATTACTTATTTGTACCTTTCGAAAAGCAACATGCCCCACCTCacgacagcttttgtacctttttattcTGTGTAGCAGCTTTTTTTGTTGCagcaaaacatttgtaaaatgaaACATTGTTTACATGCACTAATTTTTGTATATGAGAAGGAATCCAATCtgatttcagattctgaaagtgctttttatataaaacaatgtttttattttaaagattatgagggcacatgatttaaaaataattagtacagataaaaacatttataataaacactacaatataaataaaaatgcttatttcatAGTGACATTTCTCCTTTGAGAtcttgttttacattaaaaataaataaatacataaataaataaataataataataaatgtttaggCTACCTAAATTGCCATAAGGTATTGATTAACTTGTTTTCAGGgaatattttttgaatatcttgttttttagaaatgttataaaactttttttcacaatagatagatagatagatagatagatagatagatagataagagtacatttcacaaaatagtactatttcagtctttctacttcaaaattacttgctgtttctttgtaattatttgtgatgcTACACcaattttctctttctttctttctttctttctttctttcttcttttttgttttaacagtAGATAAATAGATTGACCTACCCATCTATAAGTGGAGTGTCAGTCATCAGTTTCAGggcatgttcctttaaatcaTCTGCTACTGAGTTGAATGTGAAAACCCAGAGCACTAAACACACAGTCTTGACCCAATCCATCACCACACACTGTTTACAGACTCTGTAGCTTTTAATTATGAATTGTTCCTCAAATAACTCTACCTATCTCAGCTCTTCTTGTTTTCAGCTTATTTATATCCACagatgtatctctctctctctcactctcaggcTAAAAGACCAGTGTCAGGGATTAAGTTCCCATCATAATGGTGCTGAATGTAAGTTAATATATAATGTTGGACTGTAAAACTGATATTCCATAAAAGCCATGTATTTAGTTTTAACTATGGAGAAAGGTGAAATAAGTGATTatgtaaaagtacagtaaatgaGTGAgcgatttttcattttaatgtttaaagtccATCTGGGGGATGTGGGCACTCTCTGGAGCATTGCCTTCAGAGGTATTACTTTGGCTGGAGAGACTTTAGTTGAACTCAGATTTAACcatattaatgaaatttaatataacacattttatCCTTAGGAATAGGTTTAATTAACACTCACCACTCAATAATGTACTGTTAGGCTCTCGTCTAAtgaaatagcaataaataaataaataaataactcacaATATTTGCAGTTTGAATTTgctaatacattttcattcactGCTTTCTCATGCAGTGAACTATATGCAATCTACTATATAAAGGATAGCAAATAAGGGGATAGGGTACAACTTTGGACACTGCTattgtttttgcaattctgtttaatTATGTTAGTGCTGCACAAATAATCACTTCACCTTTAATCTTTTGAACTGAGGACGTTTTATGACAACAGTGTCAATAATGATGAAGTGGTCAGACACctattatccaaagcaacttaggCAAGGCCACAAGAGTAGTGACTCAAGGCTTGCCTCAGTAGAACCAGCAAACCTTCTTTTAAAGCCAGAATAACATAAAGCCCTTTCATAACACATTTCTGCTCAAACAAATCTTGGAAAAGTCTGTGAAAGACTTTGTTTTAATTTGGTTATTACTGTATGTTCCTTGTCACTGCATTTGTACCTCAAAGTTCTTACTGTAGTTGTAAAAAAGGCTCATGCAAAACCATGCACTGTAAATtctaattagttaaaaaaaaaccatgtAAGAATAGTCATTTGTACTAACAAAGGTTTATTTAGTGTTGTAAACTTACACACAAGTTCTGGTAAATAAGAATCACTATTTTCAATAACTAACTTATTAAGTACAATATACTATGTGCGTATTTCAAACAACTCATTTATTTAAGTTGAGCTaactcaagtaacatttcttgcGACTTGGAATTACTAAGTTGTATTTACTTGAACAGCAATCTAGTTTACTTCCAAACTGATtgccttataaaaaaaaaacacgttcaAACATCCATTACAAATTCATGATAAAAATGTTCTATTCTTCACACACATAATCACACATAAATCAAAGGTAAAGACAGTTCAAAGTTAaaggtaatatatatttttatatttttcaatgcagTTTTAGCTTGCAttacaaacattttgaaacaaagcaaaaacagtctgATTTTGGTTATGCTAAACAGTGGAGGTAGCAGTACAATGagttaaaaggggtcatatgatgttgctaaaaagtacattaattggtgtatttggtgtaattaaatgtgtttatgcggtttaaggttaaaaacacattattttccacatactgtacattattgtttctcctctatgccccgcctttctgaaacgcatagttttttacaaagctcatcggtctgaaaagcgaggtgtgctctgattggccagctatccagtgctttgtgcttggccgaatgcctcaagtgtgtgatggaaatgttacgtcccttgtcatactgtgatgcatgtcccggtcagaacaccggcgagacaagacaaaaacaataaaacccattacaagcgagccatttgttgcatccagtggggacataattatggattataatgacttatactgtgtttttatgcactgCATCGCAATGCgtgaacataaaaccatgtctgcatttgtgatcggagaaacaacaaacaacaagctctttGTTAACAAACTTAACTCgtataatcagctcattagaagtgacccccgtgcatgaactgtgttcccattgacatggtccctacacagtgtttattgctccctactccctgagcaggggaaatctgttgaagtttacctcacttcggaacattcattcatggatttatgctgcgcaacgtcttcacggACAAGtttgacatcatatacctctgtaaataaatacaatttaaattcatgtctcgcacacttcagtgcactttgaatggaacataaacattcgcttcgaactggaatcatggtggaatatcctgtgttgtccacttcgcagggcacttacaggtgcatctcaataaattagaatgtcgtggaaaagttaatttatttcagtaattcaactcaaattgtgaaactcgtgtattaaataaattcaatgcacatagaCTGAAGAAGTtcaagtctttgtttcttttaattgtgatgattttggctcacatttaacaaaaacccaccaattcacaacaaattattatctcaacaaattagaatacttcataagaccaataaaaaaattaaataaaataaataaataaataaataaacatttttagtgaattgttggccttctggaaagtatgttcatttactgtacatgtactcaatacttagtaggggctccttttgctttaattactgcctcaattcggcgtggcatggaggtgatcaggttgtggcactgctgaggtggtatagaagcccaggtttctttgacagtggccttcagctcatgtgcattttttggtctcttgtttctcattttcatcttgacaatacctcatagattctctatggggtttaggcctggtgagtttgctggccagtcaagcacaccaacaccatggtcatttaaccaacttttggtgcttttggcagtgtgggcaggtgccaattCCTGCTGgtaatgaaatcagcatcttcaaaatgctggtcagcagaaggaagcatgaagtggtcCAAAATTTTTGGTAAACgtttgcagtgactttggttttcaaaaaacacaatggaccaacaccagcagatgacattgcaccccaaatcatcacagactgtgtaaacttaacactggactttaaacaacttgggctatgagcttctccacccttcctccagactctaggaccatggtttttaaatgaaatacaaaaactctcatctgaaaagaggactttggaccactgggcaacaggcGTCTTacttgggctaaggagaagaagaactggacccttacgttgtctgtggttcagcaaatgatgttttattaacaaggttcgggaggagcacgtcagatacttagcctaattagcacaggtggagctcacttaagataatcaacactagggtataaatacagctgactttcccctatccattgacggtttatcagcatttggtttgcaccttttgccattatatgGTAGACTCAGCTTCTCTCATTTAGAAGACGCGGTCTATAttggggatttttcagttctctggccaatACTGGGCCCAGGATCGCGCCTTCTCCGCCAGACACCACCGCGAGCTCCGTGCTCTATTGCAGCAGCCGCTCTGCTCGACCAGCACACGCTCCCCACGACGCCGAGGCTCCAAGGCTCGCATCTACCGGTGTCACATCCAATTTTTCCCCGGCGTCCTTTTATCTTTAGGCTGTGCCTACAATTCCTCCAATTGTAAAGTGGACCGCACGTAATCCCGAGGCAAACAGCGATTAATTCCGACGCTCCGTCCTCGcgaaggtaaacaaagcggatctgtacgATCTAAGTTATTCTGGAACTGGAACCACAATTTAAACTTTACTGTAACCGTCCGTTTACTTCACGCGAGTACGCATACATGCGGTATGTTCTATACATGTATTTCGCGCCCTTTTCATTTTGAACTGTGAGCGTGCTACTGGCTGCTATCAAGCTCTTGTCTACTGATAAAATCTTTCATACAAAATGTCTATTTACGGGTAACGTTACTCATCACttagttttcatttacatttttttttaaatcggaaCTTTGCCGTGGAACAAGGTCTTGTCGACTTAAATCAGTAAGCTATCAGAATCCAACCAGTACGGTCGTggacgacatgaaggtgagtaatatGTTAGGCCTACAGTCTTTTATTCTGTTTAGCAGCGATACGTCTGTGCCTAATCTTTctttacatatttgtttagaaaatgttaaaCAGTTGTTAAATCAAATCGACCTGATAATGGCGCAGCGAGGCCCATACAAGAAGTATCCTTTGGATGTGGAGGCCGAGATGCCTGCAACTACCAAAAGGCGCTGGTTGCAGGTAAATAATTAATGTAGAGAGGCATTAGGTTACATTGATATCCACAGAAATCATCAGTTGTTAAAATACAATGTGTATTGTTTATGAatcaagaaaaatgttttttggttgATTTCATGTGCTATATTTTTGAGtc encodes:
- the LOC109073555 gene encoding dipeptidase 1 isoform X1, giving the protein MDWVKTVCLVLWVFTFNSVADDLKEHALKLMTDTPLIDGHNDLPWQMKSLFNNQLNTVDLYKLNSTHTNIPKIKEGHISAQFWAAYVPCNTQYKDAVRQTLEQIDVIHRMCHKYPEVFKFATSSQDILDAFEQNKTASLIGVEGGHSIDSSLGTLRTMYQLGVRYLTITHSCNTPWADNWLVDTGSEPEAHGGLSDFGKQVIREMNRIGMLIDLSHVSEKVMNQVLDISEAPVIFSHSSAYSICNHKRNVPDDVLMRLKEKKGIVMVNFYNDYVTCQKTADISDVADHFDHIRKVAGSSIIGFGGDYDGVPRVPDGLEDVSKYPDLVAELLSRKWSDEEIRDALGRNLLRVFREVEEVRDHQNGTKPDDIPIPFKEVQNSCRTDFGYQYASSSTCIQSFYPVVLVLTLLNKLL
- the LOC109073555 gene encoding dipeptidase 1 isoform X2, with amino-acid sequence MKSLFNNQLNTVDLYKLNSTHTNIPKIKEGHISAQFWAAYVPCNTQYKDAVRQTLEQIDVIHRMCHKYPEVFKFATSSQDILDAFEQNKTASLIGVEGGHSIDSSLGTLRTMYQLGVRYLTITHSCNTPWADNWLVDTGSEPEAHGGLSDFGKQVIREMNRIGMLIDLSHVSEKVMNQVLDISEAPVIFSHSSAYSICNHKRNVPDDVLMRLKEKKGIVMVNFYNDYVTCQKTADISDVADHFDHIRKVAGSSIIGFGGDYDGVPRVPDGLEDVSKYPDLVAELLSRKWSDEEIRDALGRNLLRVFREVEEVRDHQNGTKPDDIPIPFKEVQNSCRTDFGYQYASSSTCIQSFYPVVLVLTLLNKLL